The proteins below come from a single Chelmon rostratus isolate fCheRos1 chromosome 10, fCheRos1.pri, whole genome shotgun sequence genomic window:
- the znf217 gene encoding zinc finger protein 217, with translation MPTHSLLPCVESPDGLAQDIVVSNNASIPGPGSSMTPHATYSEKAVLQSGGSVPLSCMFCDQTFIHQDELGPHVLTQHPTTFFEPAVLRVEAEFRIPGERPRPKSSSLPAEKEEVHSCIVCGQVSQDASELETHMRKHKDYFTYCCSVCGRRFREPWFLKNHMKMHVKPGAKSKAQQDQETPVTVNGVVQDPVPEPVVTVYKMCMVCGFFFPDHDCLVEHSRVHNREVEPGKDKDKENMDCTTESVTKQAFLHSLQLLPRSTGNSLQHERSSKWIPQLDPFNTYQAWQLATKGKIAVGPNTSKDIGQEASTDNEECGSDKEESSNIWPEGQGDKATKEVHGRALWSQQQRVGGNSEPQRRSLMQKDKDKERPTKCEECQRTFRTYHQLVLHSRVHKRERGGEESPTSVDGKMSRGGSLEQAEEGSEEGFEEAALTENLVPGEDGFDRSKVRSKECSYCGKSFRSSYYLTVHLRTHTGEKPFKCAYCDYAAAQKTSLKYHLDRRHKDRAYVDIPSRPTPLAPSPNDGKHGNDSENPAPSRSKLWVPGARSCTSGTPEDSLDSIDNNLSKLLVQKSAEYEKLIVKSAYSPTDNAVKCPLPVNLKVEREETKDENSETPLNLSLKVSLSIPASAEPRPALTPFACSFCPYKTMYPEVLIMHKKLSHKDKSDNTKKNGFGGSLKQKRLTGCPPALDGKDVTPLPMIDRRHPRRTKSPPPQPAKPQEKTPVHPPNGPKRSPIHAPLHDVVQETQRHRLNTDTHPNQESSRYKELLKKSNTGRKYVLDRPGPPDRMGVGERSFPARGGVMWNSDAARLCLSSRFGSLPQMDFGETSSKRLKYMVPTGREADTGEKPGFRGPAGDGSGRLLASVRCVKTASQGSGPSTASENLGPLKAASTAIGGGLDTEWSMMNLLHSYTPNNLASLYHSTPANPSYGGLANPRAGGRTVLYQHLPTLPNLQRRDPSGLFPNQRYGTTDKST, from the exons ATGCCAACTCACTCCTTGCTGCCGTGTGTGGAGAGCCCAGATGGACTTGCTCAAGATATTGTTGTTAGTAATAATGCAAGCATCCCAGGGCCTGGCTCGAGCATGACACCACACGCCACCTACTCAGAAAAGGCTGTGTTGCAATCTGGAGGAAGTGTGCCATTATCTTGTATGTTCTGTGATCAGACTTTCATTCATCAGGATGAGCTAGGACCCCACGTGTTAACACAGCACCCCACCACTTTCTTTGAGCCAGCTGTGCTTCGAGTCGAAGCAGAATTCAGGATCCCAGGAGAGAGACCCCGGCCTAAATCGAGCAGCCTCCCTGCTGAAAAAGAGGAGGTTCACAGCTGTATAGTGTGTGGTCAGGTTTCACAAGATGCCAGTGAGCTGGAGACCCACATGAGGAAGCACAAGGACTACTTTACttactgctgcagtgtgtgcgGACGGCGATTTAGAGAGCCGTGGTTCCTCAAAAATCACATGAAGATGCATGTCAAACCAGGAGCAAAGAGCAAGGCCCAGCAAGACCAGGAGACCCCGGTCACAGTCAACGGCGTCGTCCAAGACCCTGTTCCAGAGCCTGTAGTCACAGTTTACAAAATGTGCATggtttgtgggtttttcttcCCTGACCATGACTGCTTGGTTGAGCATAGTAGAGTACATAATCGAGAGGTGGAGCCTGGCAAAGATAAAGACAAGGAGAACATGGATTGCACTACTGAATCTGTTACCAAACAAGCATTTCTTCACAGTCTACAACTTCTGCCTCGGTCGACAGGAAATAGTTTGCAACACGAGAGGTCATCAAAATGGATTCCCCAGCTAGATCCCTTCAACACATATCAGGCCTGGCAACTTGCTACAAAGGGCAAGATAGCGGTTGGTCCAAATACTAGTAAAGATATTGGCCAGGAAGCCAGCACAGACAATGAAGAATGCGGCTCTGATAAGGAGGAGTCAAGTAATATTTGGCCTGAGGGACAAGGAGACAAAGCTACGAAAGAGGTCCATGGGAGAGCGCTCTggtctcagcagcagagagtaGGAGGAAACTCTGAACCACAGCGGAGGTCTCTAATGCAAAAAGATAAGGACAAAGAAAGGCCAACCAAATGTGAGGAATGTCAGAGAACCTTCCGAACATACCACCAGTTAGTTCTCCACTCAAGGGTCCACAAACGAGAGAGAGGGGGCGAAGAGAGTCCGACTTCTGTTGATGGGAAGATGTCAAGAGGAGGCTCActggagcaggcagaggagggcTCTGAGGAGGGCTTCGAGGaagcagcactgacagaaaaCCTGGTTCCAG GTGAAGATGGTTTTGATCGATCAAAGGTCAGATCAAAAGAATGCAGCTACTGTGGCAAATCATTTCGATCAAGCTATTACCTCACAGTTCACCTGAGGACTCACACAG gtGAAAAACCGTTCAAGTGTGCTTACTGCGACTACGCTGCAGCCCAGAAGACTTCACTGAAGTATCACCTGGATCGGCGTCACAAGGACAGAGCTTATGTGGACATTCCCAGCAGACCTACACCTTTAGCGCCCTCTCCTAATGATGGAAAACACGGAAATGACAGTGAAAATCCTGCTCCAAGTAGATCCAAACTTTGGGTTCCTGGAGCGCGATCATGCACCAGTGGAACACCAGAGGACAGTTTAGATAGCATAGATAACAACCTCAGCAAACTGCTTGTCCAGAAGAGTGCTGAGTACGAGAAGTTAATTGTTAAGTCTGCATACTCCCCGACTGACAATGCTGTGAAATGCCCCCTACCTGTCAACCTGAAGGTGGAAAGGGAGGAGACGAAAGACGAGAACTCTGAGACCCCATTAAATCTGTCCTTAAAAgtgtctctctccatccctgccAGTGCAGAACCCAGACCTGCATTAACTCCATTTGCTTGTTCGTTTTGTCCGTATAAGACCATGTACCCAGAGGTTCTGATAATGCACAAGAAGCTGAGCCATAAGGACAAGTCAGACAATACAAAAAAGAACGGATTCGGAGGCAGTTTGAAACAAAAACGTTTGACAGGTTGCCCCCCAGCGCTCGATGGCAAAGATGTCACCCCGCTTCCGATGATTGACCGGCGCCACCCTCGTCGGACCAAGTCTCCACCTCCTCAGCCAGCAAAACCACAAGAAAAAACACCCGTTCACCCACCTAATGGTCCAAAACGGTCCCCTATCCACGCACCCCTCCATGATGTGGTCCAGGAGACCCAGCGTCACAGACTTAACACTGATACACATCCAAATCAGGAGTCCTCCAGATATAAAGAGCTCTTGAAGAAATCCAACACAGGACGCAAGTATGTCTTGGACCGACCAGGCCCCCCGGACAGAATGGGAGTTGGTGAGAGGAGTTTCCCGGCGAGAGGTGGTGTCATGTGGAACTCGGATGCTGCCAGGTTGTGCCTGTCGAGCCGGTTTGGGAGCCTCCCCCAGATGGATTTTGGTGAAACCTCCAGCAAGAGATTAAAGTATATGGTACCCACAGGCAGGGAAGCTGACACCGGTGAGAAGCCGGGCTTTAGAGGACCGGCAGGGGATGGATCCGGCAGGCTGCTTGCATCTGTGAGATGTGTGAAAACTGCATCACAAGGGTCGGGTCCATCCACAGCTTCTGAGAACTTGGGTCCTTTGAAGGCTGCATCTACAGCTATAGGTGGAGGTTTGGACACTGAGTGGAGCATGATGAACCTTCTGCACTCCTACACGCCCAACAACCTGGCATCTCTCTATCACAGCACGCCAGCCAACCCCAGTTATGGAGGACTGGCCAACCCAAGAGCAG GAGGCAGAACTGTGCTGTACCAACACTTACCCACTCTGCCCAACCTGCAGAGGAGAGACCCCTCAGGCCTTTTCCCTAATCAACGCTATGGGACCACTGACAAAAGTACCTAA